The Dyadobacter sp. 676 DNA window GGGATCGGCGCGAAGGTGTTATCGAGTTTTTCAAATGCCTCCACGAAATTCAGCGAAGGATTGATACGCCCGCCTTCTTCCTCTTCTGCCCCGTAGCGCGGCTGGTTCCAGCCGGTGAAATAATGTACTTTACCGCTTTGCAATTTGAAATCCTCCACAAAAATGACTTCCGGGTTATTTGCTTTATCGTAGAAGATGCTGGCGAAGTTTTCGGACAGATCAGGTTTTTTGGCATACAATCCGTAGGCGCCCGCGTTGCCGGAAATAATCTCCTTTGCCGCCGCCAGCGCTTTGGTATAATACCCGTTGGCCATATTAGCCGGAATACCCACTTCTCCGCCCGGCAGGGCAACCTGCGGGGTATTCACTCCATATTTTGCGATGGAGCCCGCGTAAATGGCCGCCCTCACTTCCATTGCCAATGCAGCGGCTTTGGTCGCCCGCGATTTTTCGCCCGGTGTTGCGGGAAGCTTGTCCTTGATTTCCTCGGCCTCTCTGATCACGAAATCGTAAATCTCCGACTCTTTCGCACGCGGGTGCTGCAGGTAAGAAGGGTCCCCGCTGAAATCGTACACCATCGGTTCGAGGATCAGCGGCACGCCGCCCATTCTTTTCACCAGTTCAAAATAGTAGGATGCGCGCAGAAAGCGGGCCTCGGCCAAGTAACGATCGCGGACAGCCGGGCTGAGTTTGTCGGCAACGGCGCATTTCTGAATGAACAAATTCATTTCCCGAATGTAACCGTAATCCCAGGCCGCCCACGATTTCAGGTCCCAGCCGCTGTTCTGGAAGTTATTGTAACGCCCTGCTTCCGACCAGAATGCCTCATTGAAATCGGCCACGGTTGTCCAGCCGGGAACGTCGTTGATGGTCTTGAAGGTCGAGATATCGACATAACGGTTGTAAAGGTCGCCCAGCACCGACAGCACCTGGCCTTCATCCGTCCAGATCTGTTCTTCCGAAAGCTGGTCGGTCGGCGGGCGGTTCAGAAACTCGTCGTCGTTGCAGCTCCAACCTAATGTCAATACGGCAATCGATAATACTTGAAATATCTTTTTCATGTTGGATTCCAGTCGGTTTAAATAGATAGGTTGATGCCTACGTTTACAAACTTGCTCTGCGGATATTGCAGCCCGTTATCGTCCTGGATCTCGGGATCTACACCGTATTCTTTCAGGTTGTCGATCGAGAACAGGTTATAGCCGTTGATGTAGAAGCGGGCACGTTGCAGGCGCAGTTTTTCCAGGACCGATTTTGGCAGTGAATAGCTCAGCTCGATCGTGCGGGCGCGGATGTACTTCACATTGTGCAGCCAGAAAGTCGAGTTGCGGTAATTGGAATGCCCGCCGTCGTTATAGCGCAACGCAGGGTATTTTCCCGGAATCCATTCGCTATTCACATCGAACGGATCGGCGCGGTGCCATCGGTCGAGGAAGATGCTGTTCAAGGCGCCCTCGTTCTGGTAGGGCCAGCGCTGTTCGTAGTTTTGGTTCCACGAATACATACCGCCACCCGAGAAATCCGCATTGAACCCGATGCCTTTCCAGCTTACCGAAAAGTTCAGTCCGAAGTTGACGTTGGGCTGGCCGGTCGCATTGTAGCCGATCGGTCTTTCGTCGAGGCCGTTAATCACCTTATCGCCATTGATATCCTTGTAAATCAAATCCCCCGGCAGCAATGTGCGGTTGCCCTGGCCGTCGATATTCACGGAATATTCGGCGATCTGCTGCTGCGACTGGAACTGGCCGATAGCCTCGAGTCCCCAGAAAATACCGGTGTAACGATCCTCGGCCGAAGCACGGTAACGGTCCCAGGAGTTGTTGAAAATCGGCTTGTAGGACGACACGAATTTGCTTCGCGCGAACGACACGTTTCCGCCTATGGAGAAATTCACGCTTCCCGCCTTGCCGTTGTAGGTAAGCGCGCCCTCCCAGCCCTGCTGCGAATCGCTGTTCACGTTCTCGTCGGGCAAAGCATAACCCAGTTCGCTGGGTACGAGAATATCGTATTTGCGGCCCAGCAGCCCGGTGCGAAGGCGGTAGAAGTAATCGACGCTACCGGTGATTTTTGTTCCAAGGAAAGAAAAATCGGCACCGATATCCGTGATTTTGCTTTTAAACCAGGAAATATTGTTGATGATCTGTCCTTTATCACGCGACGTAACGACCGCATTACCGCTCAGAATCACATTGCCTTTGTTGTAGTCATAACCCGGCAAATAGGCATACGGACTCAGCGGCCGGTTGGGATCGTTGTTAAAAAGAATATTATCATCTCCCAGGATACCGTAGGACCCTCTGAACTTCAGATCGTCGAGGACACTATGGTCGCCCACCAGGTTTTTGAAGAAATCCTCCTCCGAAATCCTCCAACCGACGGAAGCCGACGGGAAGAAACCTACACGACGATCCGGCGCGAATTTCCAGGAAGCGTCACGCCGGGCCGAAACTTCCAGATAATACTTGCCGGCATAATCGTAATTCACTCTACCGATATACCCTATACGCGCAAGCTCCGTATCACTGTCGTTGTAGGTATCCATGGTAGGAAAGTAGATCAACGGCAGTGCGTTGGTTTTGGGCACCGCGTGCACCCATTGCTCCTGCGTCTGCTCGTCCTGCCATTCGGACACGAAAGTCGCGCCGACGGTGTGCTTGCCAAATGTATTGTTATAGGCCAGCTGTCCCTGATACACATTACGCATAACTTTCTTGGTACCACGTTCCCGCCACG harbors:
- a CDS encoding RagB/SusD family nutrient uptake outer membrane protein; translated protein: MKKIFQVLSIAVLTLGWSCNDDEFLNRPPTDQLSEEQIWTDEGQVLSVLGDLYNRYVDISTFKTINDVPGWTTVADFNEAFWSEAGRYNNFQNSGWDLKSWAAWDYGYIREMNLFIQKCAVADKLSPAVRDRYLAEARFLRASYYFELVKRMGGVPLILEPMVYDFSGDPSYLQHPRAKESEIYDFVIREAEEIKDKLPATPGEKSRATKAAALAMEVRAAIYAGSIAKYGVNTPQVALPGGEVGIPANMANGYYTKALAAAKEIISGNAGAYGLYAKKPDLSENFASIFYDKANNPEVIFVEDFKLQSGKVHYFTGWNQPRYGAEEEEGGRINPSLNFVEAFEKLDNTFAPIPATNANGTPVYYTDQTDIFAGRDARLGGTVMLPGTTFKGRKVDIWAGYQLANGTIISGDDRGAQKTLPGKTVPEQVVGFDGPIDGFEFTAQTGFYLRKYLDPVVGSGQRGVNSEVWLVRYRYAEVLLNAAEAAFELGQAAEAAGYMNQVRARAGLVTPLKASEINFDRLVHERRVELAFEGHYLYDMKRWRIAHQIMDGNAITAADLSKDLGKATKRNTQPWGLWSYKIYDPGSPNNGKWIYKPVKLSRVTGADRFQLGNYYSYIDDAIISNNPKLVRNPNQ